CCGTTGTCTTACCCGGTTCTTTGGTTGAGCTGTGGAAAATTGTTTCTTTAGCATATGAGGCTGACCGCATCATTATTATGCAGGCAGCTAATACGGGGCTTACAGGGGGCTCTACGCCGGATGGTGATTATGACCGTCCTGTTATCCTCATCAGCACACGCCGTCTTAAAGGTTTACAGCTTTTAGGGAATGGCAGGCAGGTGCTGTGCCATCCCGGTGCAAGCCTCTATGAGCTGGAAGATTTGCTTCGTCCAATCGGCAGGGAGCCGCATTCTCTTATTGGATCTTCCTGTATTGGTGCTTCCATCATGGGTGGGGTCAGTAATAATTCCGGCGGTGCCTTGGTACAGCGTGGCCCAGCCTATACTGAGATGGCTTTATTTGCCCGTATCGGTGAGGATGGCAAACTTCATCTGGTGAATCATTTGGGAATTGATCTGCCTGATGATCCAGAAAAAGCATTGGCAAAATTGGATAAAGGCGAGATTAAATCCAGTGAAGTCCATTGGGACATTGGCGCAGGGCATAATAAAGATTATTTAAAAAAAGTTCGGGATGTCGATGCCCCGACACCGGCACGCTATAACGCAGAACCGAGCCAGCTTTATGAAGCCTCCGGCAATGCGGGTAAGCTGGTTGTGTTTGCCGTGCGGATGGATACATTTCTATCAGAGAAGGCAACAGAAATTCTTTATGTCGGGAGTAATGACCCTTATGCATTAGAGGATTTGCGGCGTGGTCTTTTAACAAAATTTGAGGAACTGCCAATTTCCGGAGAGTATATCCATACACAAACTTTGGCTTTAGGCGACAAATACGGGCGCGATACGGTGATTGTTATCCGCCTTTTAGGGACGAAATTTTTGCCCTTTTTGTTTGACATTAAGGCACGGATCAATGCTTTAGGTGAGCAATATCGGTTTTTCCCCTCTTATTTGAGTGATAGGCTGATGCAGGTGGCTTCTTACTTTATTCCCTCTCAAATGCCGAAAAGAATGAAGGTTTTTCAGCGGAAATATCAGCATCATTTAATCCTTAAACTTTCTGGTTCTTTGTCAAAAGAAGTTAAACCTTGGCTCGAAACGTTTTTTGAAGAAAGAGACGGTAATTTCTTTAAATGCACAAAGAAAGAGGGCGAGCTGGCTTTCTTACAGCGCTTTGCCGCTGTGGGAGCCGCAGAGCGTTTTTTTGCAATCCATTTAAAAGAATCTGCCGGTTTGATTTCATTGGATGTGGCACTGCCTCGAAATGAGCGGGACTGGCTGGAAACGCTTCCACCGGAATTAGAAAAGCAAATTTTGGCAAATATCTATTGCGGCCATTTCCTCTGCCATGTTTTTCATCAATATTATATTGTTAAAAAAGGCTATGATGTTACGGCACTGAAAAAACAGCTTTTAGAAAGATTAAAGGAAAGTGGGGCGCAATACCCGGCAGAACATAATTTCGGCCATCTCTACCAAGCCCCCGAAGAACTCAAAAAACATTATAAAAAGCTTGATCCCTGCAACTGCCTCAACCCCGGTATCGGCAAAACCAGCAAGCAGAAGAATTGGGAATGATTTTATAAGGTGAAAGGGAAGCAACACAGCTTTCTTTTTTCTGGAGCTTCCAAATCAAAGAACATTGCTCCTTTTATGAACCAAAAGTGAGTCGGGGAAAGGGATTCACTCCGTTATTTAAGTCTTAATTTAACTTTATTTTTTTATTTTAAAGTAAAAATTCCTGTTTTCTGTATGTTATTTCATTTTTTTTAAATAAAGACAAATATAGTACATTTTGTTTTTACTTTTCAGATTCTCTTTGCGTGTTATTTTCAAGAGGCACTTTAGCAGATCTACTGCGCTTCTCATTCTAAGCAAGCGCAGCGGATTAAATTTAAAATATAAGGAGTTAATTTAAAGTGAAAAAGAATAAACAATTTACGCCAGAAGAATTAAGAATTTTTGGCGAAAATATCGAAGCAGATGCAAAAATCCCTTCTCGCTTTCGGCCTATTTCCGGTGGGCAGCCTGTTATTTTGCCAACCCCAAATGAAAAACTTTCCTTTTCAACGGATAATTTAAAAAGTGATACACCGCATGAAATCGGCCCTTGGCCTGTTTTCACAGATGCTGCCGGAATCACCAAAGATGAAAATGGCGTTTTGTGGTCTCTTGCCGCTTATTCAAAAGATGCGGCTGCGAAAGTTCCAAAAAACGGCGGTCCCGGTGGATGGGTCGTTGATGGGATGATGCAGATTTACAGCTTTGACGGCATTAAATGGTATAGTTTCCGTGAATTGCCGGCAGAGATCAATATCATTAGAAATTACTTTATTGATCCCAAAGGCCGCTTTATGGCGCAGGGCAAAACTGGTGATTGGTACGCTGTTTACGATAACGATAAACCAAGAGATCCTTGCGTTGTCCGTTTCAAAAATGGGCCACAGACAAAGCTTGAAGATTTGGAATTTGGTCTTTCCGTTGAATATAAGCAGGCTGAAAATGCACTGACTTATGGGCAGGGCGGTTCAGATTGCACGATTGGTTATGATGAAAAACATGATGTCTATATCCTAACAGGGCAGACGAATGACGATTATCAAGGAAAAATCAATTTTTGGACAGGCTATAAAGGCACGGAAATGCGTTTCCAGTCTTCTTATCAGCCATACGGGTACAAATATCGGATTGAATGCCAGTCTGTTCCAACGCAAGTTGTGGATCGGGTCACAGGCAAAACAGTCTGGGTGCTTTCCTATTGCGTTCAAAACCAAAATCTTGGGAAAACCAATTCATGGGATAACTGGTTTGAAATTTCCGTTGGGGAATGGGACGGCAAAAACTGGACTCCCAATAGCACCAGCAATAAACGTATGAGCTATGGGTATGACCAATATGCAGGTAATCTCAGCAAGACGGATAATCCGCATATTTTGACCTTAACCACAGGGATTTTTAACTGGAACAGATATAATGACGACCAGACAACCAACGAAGTTGGGCAGTTTGGCGGTTTCGGCGTTCCAATGAAAATTGTTGTTGATAATGGTGTGCCAAATGTGATCGAAGATCCTGATTTCAAAGCCCTTTTCAGTGAAAATGCCTATCAGGTCATTGATAATAATCAGCTTGAGGAGGCCATTCCTGGCAAAGCCATCTGCATCTCCGGTATTGTTGGCGCTATCCCTTCAAAGGGTAAAGCGCCTGCCGGATTTGCTATCGTCGTGGAAAACGAAGAGGAGCCAAGCGCACCTTTTGTGATTTCTTGTGACGGTACAGGAACGGATAATCCGATTGGCTGCTCTGACCTGCCAATGCCATGGGAGATCGGGGATCGTATTACAATGATCCTAGATAATGGCGTTTGCTATGTCACCAATGTGACAAAAGGCACAAGAGCCGTTTCTCTTTTTCAACATCCTGTCGATGATAAAGGCGCTATTACACTTAACTTAAGTAAAAGCGTCGCCTTTATTTCAAAGTAATCATTTAAAAATAAAGATTAGCAAAATGAAAATCCCCTTGGAAATTTCTAAGGGGATTTTTGTTTGACGTTAAATATTTAGGAAGAGAGGGGTGTGGTTCGGTATCTTTTTGGCAATGGGGAAATGAAGAGGATTTTATCCGTTGTGGGCGCTTTGTTATTGCGGATCGCTTTAAAGCCAAAAAGGATGGCAATAATTGTCCAAATAAACCAGTAAAGTAAAAATAGTCCTGCTAAAACATAGCTAACAATCACAGAAATGGCACTGACGGCAGAATCTTCATATCCCATAAAGACCACAGCAATCGTCGCTATTAGCCCCAAAATTGCAATGACAATAAATAACCAAACCCCAACTTTAAAAATGCCTTTTTGGAATTCAAAATGAAGCTTGTTTTTGCCACTTTCTGTCTGTCCGTAAACGCAGGCCATGATAAAACCGATTAAAGCGGTTATATGGAAAAAGAACCCAATGGCATAAAGAACATAGATCGCCGTAATAATGCCATTACGATCATTTAAAGATTGTGTCCCATTTTGCGAAAAAGCACTTGGACCGGTTGAAAAGGGATGGGGAGATAAGCCCATTGTAATACATAGCCTTGGTGTAAGGTGAGAAATAATCTGTTGCTTTACTCTAGCTTCTAAAATTAAAAATTTGAAAGACATTTGTCGTTTTTTTTGTTAAAAAAAGGGATTTTTAAATTGTTATTTTAGGTAAATATATGGCTGATTCTGATGTTAAAATTGATCTGCAAAAATTTGATAAAGAAGACCAACTTCTAAAAGAAAAATTAATTCATTTTCTTAGAGAATATCCTTTTGAGGAGGAGTTAAAAAAGGAGGTGGAAAGTAATTACGAAAAATGGGCATCTAGATATTTAAGTTATATTGATGCGCTTATTGCAACGGATTACTTTCGGAATGTGGACAGTATTTCTCTTGATGAGCTTGTTTCAGATAAAAGTCTCATAGATCTTACTGAGATGCATCAGAAAATGCGAGAAGAGATGATTTTTATTCAAGGAGAGGATCTAGGGGAAAATTACTCTTCTTTAAAAGAAAAAACGATAAATTTTCTTGAAAAATACCCCTGTGACAAAGTGCTAAGAGAATGTATTGAGGGGCAGTATGAATATTGGGCCGATAAGTATCTCTCAAATATAAAAAATTTTATAGAAACGGGTGCTTATGATGAGTTTATAAAAAATTACCCAGATAATCCGCTGACGATCAATGGGATTTTTAATTATATAGAAACTGATCCAGAGATGTCACAGGTTCTTGAGCTTCAAAGATTTCGTGAAAGCGCATCTTTGTTGAAAGAAGAGATGATAATTCTGCTTAGGACAGCGTCGTATAGTGAAGAACTTAGAAAGTACATCAATAATCAATATGAATATTGGGCAGATAGGTATCTCTCTGCAATTGAGACTTTTCTTGAATATGGTGGTTCCAAATATTCACCAGAAGTTGATATTTCTGTCGAGGGCATCGTAACTTATATTGAGCAAGATGCTTTTTTTCATCAGGTAATAGATGCTGCACCTAATGGTGCAATCTACTCTCTGGACATGGAGCTTGCTTCTTATGAGCGTATGAGCAGTGATATTGACGCAGAATTGGTAGGTTTTGACCCTGATTTTGCGCCTGGTGGAAAGCATCACTATAAGACTAAGTAATCTTTTACATAGGGAGTTGTACTACTTTTTATAGCTCTTCCGAGGGGGGGCGGTAAGAATGGTATATAATGGTTTTTTTGCTGTAAAATAGAGTTTTTTATTTAAAATTAAAGTTTAGGGATTAAAATATTATGTCATATGGGATAGCAACTCTTTATCATTGGATTGAAGGGCATCCAGCTTCAGCGCTGTTGATAGCCTTATTTTATCTAGTCTTGTTTATACGCTCTGCCAAATGGACACTTATGCTAACAGTGCTAGCTATTTTTGGTGCTGAAGGATTGTATTATTTTAAAGAAACAACGGCAGTTAATGAACAAGCTAGCCAAATATATTTAAGGAAAGACACAGATAATCAACGTGATTTATTTGAGCAATATAATGCTTCGATGTCTGAACAAGAAGAGGCATATAAGCAGTCTATCGCTCAACAACAAACGCTAAGTGAGAATCTTTCATCTGGATCATAAAATGCATTGTATAAGAAATAAAATTAAATTGTTGTTTTGTTTTTCTATAGTTCTTTTAAATGGGTGTGCAGAAACAACGACAACGCCATCAAATATTGCTCTAGATCCTGCCCCGAGTAACCAAATTCAGCAAGGACGAATTGTAAAGATTATAAATGTCGAAGATACATCAAGTGGTAGAGGAGCAAATATTACATACGAGGACAATGGCGTTATAATTGAAATTAAAGCCGTAAAACAGCCCTGCGAATATCAAAGAGGTTTAGCGCATATTATACGAACGCTTGATGCTAATGAAATTGGATGCGACCCAAGCAGTTGGGAAGGGCGACAAGGCTGTCATTCTGCTCGTTATAAGTATTCTTCTGTAGAGATCACCCCTAATCATATTTGTGGTCAACCGTATATAGCGTCTAAAATAATTGAGCATGCTCCTAATTTAGAGAGTATTCATAAACAAGCTTCAGAAGAGGTGCATTCGAAATCTTAAAGAGAAAATATAACGGGGAATACTTTAAAAAGTTTCCCCCGTTGTGGCGTGCTTACAAGATAGAAATAAGAGCATTTTTGTTGCTTAGATAGCCTTGTTTACTTTTTAGGTTCTTTTCATATTTTGTTTTTTAAGGGTGCTTTAGCAGATATTTTTAGCCTATCTTTTGATAGTTTAAGCGTCAATTTTATATCAAAACAAAGATCAGCGAAATGAAAATCCCCTTAGAAATTTCTAAGGGGATTTTTGTTTCGCTTTAAATATTTAGGAAGAGAGAGGTGAGGTTCGGTATTTTTTTGTCTCGCAACATGTAAAATTTGTCATTCAAGCGACAATTTCTATAAGGAAAATTAAAATGTAGGACTGGATGTAGGACTGAAAAATACAAAACTAAGAAAAGTATTGAAAAATCAACAAATTTTAGGGGAATATATGGCGGAGAGGGTGGGATTCGAACCCACGGTAGGCTTGCACCTACGCCGGTTTTCAAGACCGGTGCCTTAAACCGCTCGACCACCTCTCCGTAAAATATGTCCCCCTTATAAAGACTATTTGCTTGAAAGGTAAAGAGAAATTTAGAATATTATAAAGATAAATATTATTTGATGTCCTATTTCTTCTCTATTTCCCCTTGAAAAGCGTGTTTTATGAAACTTGTTACCGCCATTATTCAATCCCATCAGCTCGATCAGGTTCGGGCTGCGTTGATCGGTGCAGGCTTTAACGCCATGACCATTACCTCTGTTCGGGGTTCCGGAGTGCATAAGGGCACAACAGCCATGTATCGGGGCGTTGTTTATGAGGATGAATTCAGTGATTGCACAAAAATCGAGTTTGCGATTGCGTCAGAGAAGGTAAAAATAGCTATCAATACCGTCAAAGATTCCATTGGGGCAGAAAATGGGGTGCTTTGGGTGCAGGCATTAGAATATTTTATTCAGTTTAATAAATGATAAAGTAACGTAAATTCCTTAAAAGTTTGAGAAAGAAGATAGGATCAGATCATGGACACTGCAATTTTACATCCTATCAATACGGGGGATACGGCTTGGGTAATGCTCTCCGCCATTTTGGTATTGCTGATGAGTTTGCCGGGAATTGGGCTTTTTTATTCGGGAATGGTGCGGCGTAAAAATGTTTTAACAACGTTGGTACAGCCATTTGCCGTTTGCGGTATGATTTCTATTCTGTGGATTTTTATTGGCTATTCCTTAACCTTTTCCAAAAGCCCGGATTTCCTTTCCCCTTGGATTGGAGGGCTTGGTGATATTGGACTTTCTAATCTGCTAAATCATTTTAATGAGGCCTTTACACTGGGTGCAGGGCAGGCTGGTGCCATTCAAACGCAGATTCCAGAATCCGTTTTTGTTTTGTTTCAGATGGATTTTGCGATTATTGCGCCGGCGTTGCTGGTTGGGGCATTGGCTGGGCGTGCCCGCTTTTCCGCCTTATGTGTTTTTTTGATTTTATGGTCTTTGTTTGTTTATATCCCCGTTGCCCATTGGGTTTGGGCGCCGGAAGGCTGGATCGCTAAACTCGGAGCAATTGATTATGCCGGCGGAACGGTCGTTCATGTCACTTCCGGCATTTCCGGTTTGGTTGCAGCATGCCTAATGGGGCCACGGAAAGGGCTGGGAAAAGAGGATTTTTCCCCTTGGAATCTTTCTTATACCTTGATGGGGGCGGCCTTTTTAACTGTTGGCTGGTTTGGTTTTAATGCCGGTTCGGCGCTGGGCGCAAATGGACGTGCCGGGATGGCGATGCTGGCAACGCAATCTGCCTGCGCGAGTGGTGCGCTGATATGGGGAATTTTAGAATGGCGAACCGTCGGTAAACCAACGGCGTTAGGAATTGTTTCGGGGGCTTTGGCAGGGCTGGTTGGGATTACGCCGGCGGCAGGTTTTGTTTTGCCTTATGCCGCAATTCTGATCGGGGCCTTAACCTCGCTTGTTTGCTGGTGGTCTGTTACCAGATTAAAACCCGTTTTAGGCTATGATGATAGTTTAGATGCTTTTGGTATTCATGGCGTTGGCGGTATTTTAGGCGGATTATTAACGGGAGCCTTAGCCTGCGGAAAGCTTACAGCGATGCCGGAAGATCCCGTAGGTATTTGGGGAAGTTTTTCATTGGTTGGAAAACAGGCGATTGCCTCAGGGGCGGCGATTATTTGGTCGGTGATTGTTACCTATATTCTTTATAAAATTGTTGATTTCTTCTTTAAATTGCGGATTGATTTGCAAGATGAGCATTTAGGGATGGATATTACGCAACATGGAGAGCGTTTAAATTAAAGACTTTTTTGACACTAAATGTCAGGACTTGACGGGAACGGTAGGAAGGCTTAGAAAAGTCTTAACTAATTATCTGGTCCCGTCACTCTGCGAAGGCTCGCACAGTGACGTTTTTGGTTTGTAATATATAAAACCTGCATTTAAGGAATAAAAGTTTGTTCGATCGGCTATCGCAACGGATGAGCGGTGTTTTTGAAGGGGTTTCCCGTGGTGGAAAACTTTCAGAGGCAGATGTTAAGCAGGCAATGCGTGAGGCACGTCTTGCCATGTTGGAGGCAGATGTTGCGCTTCCCGTTGTGCGTGATTTTGTTGCCAAAGTTCGGGAACGTGCTGTTGGCGAAGAGGTTGCTGAGGGTGTTTCCGCTGGGCAAACCGTTGCAAAAATCATCAATGATACGCTGGTTGAGATTCTTGGTGGGGCAGATGCCCATGCTTTAAATATTGGTTCGCCGCCTTCTATTATTTTGATGGCAGGCTTACAGGGGGCGGGTAAGACCACAACTGCCGGGAAAATTGCGCATCGTTTGGCGCAAAAAGAAAATAAGCGCACATTGCTGGCCAGTTTGGACGTTTACCGTCCGGCGGCACAGCTTCAGCTTACCCGTTTGGCAGAGCAGGCCGCTTTGAAAAATGGCGGTAAGGTTGAGGCGCTTCCGATCGTTGAGGGTGAAAAACCTGCACAGATTGCTAAGCGTGCATTGGATAAAGCCAAGCGTGAAGGCTTTGATATTCTCATTTTAGATACCGCAGGGCGCTTATCGATTGACGAGGCGCTGATGGCGGAGATCAAAGAGATTTCAGAGATCTCCTCACCGCAGGAAACCTTGTTGGTTGTTGATGCGATGACAGGGCAGGACGCGGCAAATACGGCCAAAGCTTTCCATGAGGCGATTCATCTGACCGGTGTTGTTCTCAGCCGTATGGATGGGGATGCTCGAGGTGGAGCGGCACTTTCCATGAAGGAAGTTTCCGGTGCGCCGATTAAATTCCTCGGAATGGGGGAAAAGCTTGAGGCCTTGGAGGTTTTCCATGCGGATCGTATGGCGGGCCGGATTCTTGGTCTTGGGGATGTGGCCGGCTTGGTCGAAACAGTCGAGGAAAGACTGGACCAGGAAGAGGGCGAACGTGTCGCTAAACGTATGGCGGCAGGCGAGTTTGACCTAGAGGATTATCTTTCACAGATTAAGCAAATATCACGATTGGGATCTATTTCCGGTATTTTGGGCATGTTGCCCGGAATGGGGAAAATTAAAGATCTTATCGGCGATAAGGGTATGGATACGTCTTTCTTAAAAAAGCATGAAGTTATTATTTCTTCGATGACACGGCAGGAGCGTAAAAATCCCGACATTATTAAGGCATCACGTAAAAAACGTATTGCAAAAGGTGCGGGGGTCGATGTGGCCGCTGTTAACCGTTTGCTCAAACAATTTGCGGAAATGTCTAAAATGATGAAACGTGTCCGGAAAATGGGCATGGCAGGTTTGTTTGGTGGCGGCGGTAGAGATATGGCGGCCATGGGCAAAATGCTTGCAGGAAAGGGTGGCGAGGGTTTACCTCAAATGCCTCATTTTCCGCAAAAATAGAAGTAAAGTTTAAAGGAACGTTTTCGTAAGCGTTTTAATGTAGCAGACAAAAATAGGAGTAGTCTGAATGAGTGTTAAAATTCGTTTGGCCCGTGGTGGTTCCAAGCATCGTCCATATTACCACATCGTTATTGCGGACAGCCGTTCCCCACGTGACGGCCGCTTTATCGAGAAAGTTGGTCATTATAACCCAATGCTGCCTTCTGATCATGCAGATCGTGTTGGAATCGCTGAAGAGCGTGTGAAACATTGGCTTTCCGTTGGTGCATTGCCAACAGACCGTGTTGCACGTTTCCTCGGAAATGCTGGCATTATCGAAAAGCCAGCTTATAACGAGCAGCCAAAAAAATCTGCGCCAAAGAAAAAAGCGCAAGACCGTCTTGATGCGATTAAGGCAAAAGAAGAAAAAGCTGCTGCTGAAGCTAAAAAAGCTGAAGAAGAAGCTAAAGCCGCCGCAGAAGCGCCAGCTGAAGAAGGTAAGGAAGAAGCCTAAATATTTCTCAATGGCTTTTAACTGTCATTTAGAACGGGCTTATGACTCATATGCGCAATTCTTCTAAAATCGAAGCTGCTTTTATTCGTCGGGCACATGGACTTTCAGGTCGTGTACAGGTGCAGTCTTTGCTCGAGGATCTCGAGCTGTTAGAGGCCGCTCCTTATCTTGAAGATGAAAAAGGGGTGAAGTGGCATCTCGTTTGGGAGGGGAAAAATATTGCAAGCCTTAAAAATGAGGCGGGTATTTCCCCAAAAGATCGGGATGAAGCGCAGGCTTTGATTGGGACAAAATTCTATATTTTGCGGGAGTTCTTTGATGATCTTCCAAAAGATGAATTTTATCATGCGGATTTGGTCGGTCTAACCGCCTTTGACGCAGAAGGGAAAAAGCTCGGAAAAGTCAAACTTGTCCACGATTATGGGGCAGGGGTTAGTCTGGAATTGTCAAGTGGCTCATTGGTGCCTTTCACACCGGCTTGCGTTCCCGATGTCTCGATTTCAGAGGGGAGAGTAACCATTATTCCCCCAGCGGAAATTGAGGTGACGGGTTCTCTGGATGGTACAGTTGAGGTGCGTGAATGACCAAAACATGGCAGGCAGACATTATTACCTTGTTTCCTGAAATGTTTCCGGGGCCTTTGGGATGTTCTCTTGCGGGAACAGCTTTGAAAAAAGGGTTGTGGTCTTGTAAAGCGCATGATTTGCGTGAACATGGGATCGGGATACATCGTAATGTTGATGACCAACCTTTCGGCGGCGGAAGTGGCATGGTGATTCGTCCGGACGTTCTCGATCAGGCATTGAGTTGTGTAAAGAAAAAAGAGGATAATCGACCTGCTATTTATTTTACCCCACGGGGTAGGCGTCTTGATCAGGCGATGGCTGGAAAATTATCAAAGGGCAATGGGGTTATTCTGCTTTGTGGACGCTTTGAAGGTGTTGATGAGCGTTTCTTGGAAAAAAATGAAATTATCGAAGTGAGCTTAGGTGATTTTGTTTTGTCCGGCGGAGAAATACCAGCGCTTGCTTTGTTAGATAGTTGTATCCGTCTCTTACCGGGTGTAATGGGATCAAAAGAAAGTTTAGAGGAGGAAAGCTTCTCCAATGGTCTTTTGGAATATCCTCAATATACACGTCCGGCAAATTGGGATGGGCTTGAAGTGCCGGAGATTTTATTGTCCGGTCATCATGCCGCAATTAAAGCATGGCGGGCAGAAAAAGCCTTAGAGGCGACCAAACAGCGGCGTCCAGATCTTTTGGAAAAAAGCGGCGTTCTTGAGGAAAAGTAAAGGTTTCGTGTGTTTTAGAACTGTTTTGAGAGGCATTCTGGAAAACACGTTAAAGATTGGGTATATTTAAGCGTTCAAAAAAAGGATCATTGTAATGAATATTGTAGAAGCATTTGAAGCGCGCGAAGTAGAGCGCCTTACCACTAAGCGTGCCATTCCTGTTTTCACACCGGGTGACACTGTGCGTGTTGGTGTGCGTGTTATCGAGGGCACCCGTGAGCGTGTTCAGATTTTTGAAGGTGTTGTTATTGCACGTTCAAACAAAGCGCTAAACAGCAATTTTACCGTTCGTAAAATTTCTAACGGTGAAGGTGTGGAACGTGTTTTTCCACTTTATGCGCCTTCTATTGATTCCATCGAAGTCGTCCGTCGTGGTAAAGTTCGCCGTGCGAAACTTTACTATCTGCGTGAGCGTTCCGGTAAATCTGCACGTATTGCAGAACGTACACGTGGCGTTAAAAGCAAAGCTGTCCGTAAGGCAGAAGCAGCTGCGGCACGTGCAGCAGCTAAAGAATCTTCTGCATCTTAATTGGCATATAGGTTCTTTGGATGAAACTGGCTTCCCGTCTTTTAGAGCTTCCTGAATCTGCAACCCTCAAAGCGGCGGCACGTGCGAGAGCATTACGTGCCCAAGGGAGAGACATTCTCTCCCTTGCTTTGGGGGAGCCGGATTTTCCTTCTCCTGCATCCGCATTGCGTGGGGTGGAAAAAATCATTTCAGAAGGTCGGACGGGATACCCGCCTTTGCGGGGAATGTCAGACCTCCTTAACGCCATTGCAGAAAAATTCCGCACGCAAAATGGTATTAAGGTTGAA
The sequence above is drawn from the Acetobacteraceae bacterium genome and encodes:
- a CDS encoding D-lactate dehydrogenase, with the translated sequence MLENSLLKKISQTVGNAYLLSSDQETYRYRKGFSFGEGAVEAVVLPGSLVELWKIVSLAYEADRIIIMQAANTGLTGGSTPDGDYDRPVILISTRRLKGLQLLGNGRQVLCHPGASLYELEDLLRPIGREPHSLIGSSCIGASIMGGVSNNSGGALVQRGPAYTEMALFARIGEDGKLHLVNHLGIDLPDDPEKALAKLDKGEIKSSEVHWDIGAGHNKDYLKKVRDVDAPTPARYNAEPSQLYEASGNAGKLVVFAVRMDTFLSEKATEILYVGSNDPYALEDLRRGLLTKFEELPISGEYIHTQTLALGDKYGRDTVIVIRLLGTKFLPFLFDIKARINALGEQYRFFPSYLSDRLMQVASYFIPSQMPKRMKVFQRKYQHHLILKLSGSLSKEVKPWLETFFEERDGNFFKCTKKEGELAFLQRFAAVGAAERFFAIHLKESAGLISLDVALPRNERDWLETLPPELEKQILANIYCGHFLCHVFHQYYIVKKGYDVTALKKQLLERLKESGAQYPAEHNFGHLYQAPEELKKHYKKLDPCNCLNPGIGKTSKQKNWE
- a CDS encoding P-II family nitrogen regulator — its product is MKLVTAIIQSHQLDQVRAALIGAGFNAMTITSVRGSGVHKGTTAMYRGVVYEDEFSDCTKIEFAIASEKVKIAINTVKDSIGAENGVLWVQALEYFIQFNK
- a CDS encoding ammonium transporter, yielding MDTAILHPINTGDTAWVMLSAILVLLMSLPGIGLFYSGMVRRKNVLTTLVQPFAVCGMISILWIFIGYSLTFSKSPDFLSPWIGGLGDIGLSNLLNHFNEAFTLGAGQAGAIQTQIPESVFVLFQMDFAIIAPALLVGALAGRARFSALCVFLILWSLFVYIPVAHWVWAPEGWIAKLGAIDYAGGTVVHVTSGISGLVAACLMGPRKGLGKEDFSPWNLSYTLMGAAFLTVGWFGFNAGSALGANGRAGMAMLATQSACASGALIWGILEWRTVGKPTALGIVSGALAGLVGITPAAGFVLPYAAILIGALTSLVCWWSVTRLKPVLGYDDSLDAFGIHGVGGILGGLLTGALACGKLTAMPEDPVGIWGSFSLVGKQAIASGAAIIWSVIVTYILYKIVDFFFKLRIDLQDEHLGMDITQHGERLN
- a CDS encoding signal recognition particle protein — encoded protein: MFDRLSQRMSGVFEGVSRGGKLSEADVKQAMREARLAMLEADVALPVVRDFVAKVRERAVGEEVAEGVSAGQTVAKIINDTLVEILGGADAHALNIGSPPSIILMAGLQGAGKTTTAGKIAHRLAQKENKRTLLASLDVYRPAAQLQLTRLAEQAALKNGGKVEALPIVEGEKPAQIAKRALDKAKREGFDILILDTAGRLSIDEALMAEIKEISEISSPQETLLVVDAMTGQDAANTAKAFHEAIHLTGVVLSRMDGDARGGAALSMKEVSGAPIKFLGMGEKLEALEVFHADRMAGRILGLGDVAGLVETVEERLDQEEGERVAKRMAAGEFDLEDYLSQIKQISRLGSISGILGMLPGMGKIKDLIGDKGMDTSFLKKHEVIISSMTRQERKNPDIIKASRKKRIAKGAGVDVAAVNRLLKQFAEMSKMMKRVRKMGMAGLFGGGGRDMAAMGKMLAGKGGEGLPQMPHFPQK
- the rpsP gene encoding 30S ribosomal protein S16, with the protein product MSVKIRLARGGSKHRPYYHIVIADSRSPRDGRFIEKVGHYNPMLPSDHADRVGIAEERVKHWLSVGALPTDRVARFLGNAGIIEKPAYNEQPKKSAPKKKAQDRLDAIKAKEEKAAAEAKKAEEEAKAAAEAPAEEGKEEA
- the rimM gene encoding 16S rRNA processing protein RimM, producing the protein MTHMRNSSKIEAAFIRRAHGLSGRVQVQSLLEDLELLEAAPYLEDEKGVKWHLVWEGKNIASLKNEAGISPKDRDEAQALIGTKFYILREFFDDLPKDEFYHADLVGLTAFDAEGKKLGKVKLVHDYGAGVSLELSSGSLVPFTPACVPDVSISEGRVTIIPPAEIEVTGSLDGTVEVRE
- the trmD gene encoding tRNA (guanosine(37)-N1)-methyltransferase TrmD encodes the protein MTKTWQADIITLFPEMFPGPLGCSLAGTALKKGLWSCKAHDLREHGIGIHRNVDDQPFGGGSGMVIRPDVLDQALSCVKKKEDNRPAIYFTPRGRRLDQAMAGKLSKGNGVILLCGRFEGVDERFLEKNEIIEVSLGDFVLSGGEIPALALLDSCIRLLPGVMGSKESLEEESFSNGLLEYPQYTRPANWDGLEVPEILLSGHHAAIKAWRAEKALEATKQRRPDLLEKSGVLEEK
- a CDS encoding 50S ribosomal protein L19, translated to MNIVEAFEAREVERLTTKRAIPVFTPGDTVRVGVRVIEGTRERVQIFEGVVIARSNKALNSNFTVRKISNGEGVERVFPLYAPSIDSIEVVRRGKVRRAKLYYLRERSGKSARIAERTRGVKSKAVRKAEAAAARAAAKESSAS